The proteins below are encoded in one region of Ephemeroptericola cinctiostellae:
- a CDS encoding glutamine synthetase family protein: MSLQKFTTFNEMERWLDENRVTEVECLVPDLTGIAKGKILPRNKFSEERGMRLPEAIFGSTVTGEYPEDGDLDLIIAPTDMDMELRPDPTTVRLVPWANDATAQVLHDCFKMDGTLVEFAPRSVLRRVESLFAAEGWKPIVAPELEFYLVARNTDPNQLLQPPIGRNGRRESGRQSYSIDAVNEFDPLFEDIYDYCEAMDLDVDTLIHEWGAGQMEINFLHGAPLDLADKVFFFKRTLREAAIRHDMFATFMAKPMQDEPGSAMHIHQSIVDAVTGKNIFSNDDGTHSKEFMHYIGGLQKYMPLAMALVAPYVNSYRRITKHTAAPINVQWARDNRTVGLRVPDSSPANRRVENRVVGSDANPYVALAVTLACGYLGIKNQIEPSAEVVGAVNGLDFELPRSMGEALTALKECPELHEVLGPQFVKVYLAVKEAEYEEFMKVISPWERENLLLNV, translated from the coding sequence ATGAGCTTACAAAAATTCACCACTTTCAATGAAATGGAACGCTGGCTCGATGAAAACCGCGTGACCGAAGTCGAATGCCTCGTACCCGATTTAACGGGCATTGCGAAAGGCAAAATTCTGCCACGCAATAAATTCTCCGAAGAGCGCGGCATGCGCTTACCCGAAGCAATCTTCGGCTCAACCGTGACGGGCGAATACCCTGAGGATGGCGACCTCGACCTCATCATTGCCCCCACCGACATGGACATGGAGCTGCGCCCAGACCCAACCACCGTGCGCCTCGTCCCATGGGCCAATGATGCGACGGCTCAAGTGCTGCACGACTGCTTCAAAATGGACGGCACGTTGGTCGAATTCGCCCCACGCTCGGTGTTGCGCCGCGTTGAGTCATTGTTTGCCGCCGAAGGTTGGAAGCCCATCGTCGCACCTGAACTCGAGTTTTACCTCGTCGCCCGCAACACGGACCCCAATCAATTGTTGCAACCACCAATTGGTCGCAACGGTCGCCGCGAATCAGGTCGTCAATCCTACTCGATTGATGCCGTGAACGAATTTGATCCGCTGTTTGAAGACATTTATGATTATTGTGAAGCGATGGATTTGGATGTGGACACACTGATTCACGAATGGGGTGCGGGCCAAATGGAAATCAACTTCCTGCATGGCGCACCGCTGGATTTGGCCGACAAAGTTTTTTTCTTCAAGCGCACCTTGCGCGAAGCAGCGATTCGTCACGACATGTTCGCCACATTCATGGCCAAACCCATGCAAGACGAACCAGGCTCCGCCATGCACATTCATCAGTCCATCGTGGATGCGGTGACGGGTAAAAACATTTTCAGCAACGACGATGGCACGCACAGCAAGGAGTTCATGCACTACATCGGTGGATTGCAAAAATACATGCCATTGGCCATGGCTTTGGTTGCACCGTATGTGAACTCATACCGCCGCATCACCAAGCACACCGCAGCCCCCATCAATGTGCAATGGGCGCGCGACAACCGCACGGTTGGCTTGCGCGTCCCCGACTCATCGCCCGCCAATCGCCGCGTTGAAAACCGTGTTGTTGGCTCAGACGCCAACCCTTATGTCGCACTTGCTGTGACACTGGCCTGTGGTTACTTGGGGATCAAGAATCAGATAGAACCATCGGCTGAAGTGGTCGGCGCCGTGAATGGGTTGGACTTTGAATTGCCACGCAGCATGGGTGAAGCACTCACCGCACTGAAAGAATGCCCAGAGCTACACGAAGTCCTTGGCCCTCAATTCGTGAAAGTCTACTTGGCCGTGAAAGAGGCCGAATACGAAGAATTCATGAAAGTGATCAGCCCATGGGAACGTGAAAATTTGTTGTTGAACGTTTAA
- a CDS encoding ABC transporter permease, producing the protein MKLTQSSRGKWLVIGLPYFWLLVMLLLPFLFLGQVSVSEMENGGGFLKIYRHDGWFFKDNFIPIWNDIINGGTYRTAYLSSLYYAALTAFWCLIIGYPFAYFMARARKELQPTLLLFVMLPFWISMLIRVYAIKVLFNDSGFLVTSISGLLQRFGLIDDPLHVLGTPFSMMFGMVYVYIPFMILPLYSTLSKMDPRYWEASADLGATPIKTFFLITVPLSKAGIIAGLMLVFIPCVGEYVIPQLLGGADILMIGRVLADEYFQNANWPLASALAITIILLVIIPMMILNKYEEKAGEFK; encoded by the coding sequence ATGAAACTCACTCAATCTTCGCGGGGTAAATGGCTGGTCATCGGCCTGCCCTATTTTTGGCTGCTGGTCATGCTGCTGTTGCCTTTTTTATTTTTGGGACAAGTCAGCGTTTCTGAAATGGAAAATGGCGGCGGCTTCCTTAAAATCTATCGCCATGATGGTTGGTTTTTCAAAGACAACTTCATTCCCATTTGGAACGACATCATCAACGGTGGCACATACCGCACGGCTTACCTGTCTTCGCTGTATTATGCCGCATTAACGGCTTTTTGGTGTCTGATCATCGGTTATCCCTTTGCCTATTTCATGGCACGGGCCCGCAAGGAACTGCAACCCACATTGCTGTTGTTTGTGATGTTACCGTTCTGGATTTCCATGTTGATCCGTGTCTATGCGATTAAAGTGCTGTTCAATGACTCGGGCTTTTTGGTCACATCGATCAGTGGTTTATTGCAAAGGTTTGGTTTGATTGACGATCCATTGCATGTGCTGGGCACGCCCTTCTCCATGATGTTTGGCATGGTCTACGTGTACATCCCATTCATGATTTTACCGCTCTACTCCACTTTATCCAAAATGGATCCACGCTATTGGGAAGCCTCAGCCGATTTGGGGGCAACACCGATTAAAACGTTCTTCCTCATCACGGTACCATTATCCAAAGCAGGGATCATTGCAGGCTTGATGCTGGTCTTCATCCCATGCGTTGGTGAATACGTGATTCCTCAATTGCTCGGTGGTGCAGACATCTTAATGATTGGTCGCGTTCTGGCGGATGAATATTTTCAAAATGCCAACTGGCCGCTCGCATCGGCATTGGCTATCACGATTATCTTATTGGTGATCATCCCGATGATGATTCTCAATAAGTACGAAGAAAAAGCAGGAGAATTCAAATGA
- a CDS encoding ABC transporter permease, translated as MNEQHRWFARSWMVMVYAFLYLPIFVLIAFSFNKGRPTHWNGFSTESYAALAKTPEILDGLIVSLKIAVISAIFSVIIGTLIAFVLQRYRRFTGKTLFSGMANTPLVMPEVVLGLSLLLVFKSLFKMEGGYLMIILGHTLLGAAYASVVIKARFSELPMAYEEAALDLGAKPLNAFFLVTLPLIAQSLISAGLLVFTISFDDVVVSQFLNGPGVKPLPNVILDNARQGAKPVLNALGAVIVFVVSVVLIAGSIWMQKREKKRNAEIAAAYRDAT; from the coding sequence ATGAACGAACAACATCGCTGGTTTGCCCGCTCATGGATGGTCATGGTGTATGCGTTTTTATACCTGCCCATTTTCGTGCTCATCGCCTTTTCTTTCAACAAAGGTCGCCCGACCCATTGGAACGGGTTCTCAACGGAAAGTTATGCGGCTTTGGCCAAAACCCCAGAGATTCTAGATGGCTTGATTGTCTCTCTGAAAATTGCCGTGATTTCTGCGATTTTCTCGGTCATCATTGGCACATTGATTGCATTCGTGCTGCAACGTTACCGACGCTTCACAGGCAAAACGTTGTTCAGTGGCATGGCCAACACGCCTCTGGTCATGCCTGAAGTGGTTTTGGGGTTATCGTTGCTGCTCGTCTTCAAGTCACTGTTCAAAATGGAGGGCGGTTATTTGATGATCATCTTGGGTCATACACTGCTCGGTGCAGCGTATGCGTCGGTGGTCATCAAAGCACGCTTTTCTGAGTTGCCGATGGCTTACGAAGAAGCTGCATTGGATTTGGGTGCAAAACCTTTGAATGCATTTTTCTTGGTGACCTTACCCCTGATTGCCCAATCGCTCATTTCCGCAGGCTTGCTGGTGTTCACCATCTCGTTTGATGATGTGGTGGTCTCTCAGTTCTTGAATGGCCCTGGGGTCAAACCGTTGCCCAACGTCATCCTCGACAATGCCCGCCAAGGCGCAAAACCCGTGCTGAACGCCCTCGGTGCGGTGATTGTTTTTGTGGTCAGTGTCGTTCTGATTGCAGGCAGTATTTGGATGCAAAAACGTGAAAAGAAACGCAATGCCGAAATCGCGGCCGCTTATCGCGATGCGACGTAA
- a CDS encoding extracellular solute-binding protein, with product MNTTTIRHFGLSLFAGLVMAACGGSDPKPADKPAASEPAKTETVAAAPAKLTGAVNVYNWVEYIPENMKANFEKATGLKVNYDTFDTDETLNAKIIAGNSGYDVVVPGAAWAEQQIKQGKYLKLDKSKIPNYKNLDPALMAQVAKMDPNNDYLVPWAWGFTGVGINEEKVKKALGKDTPLPENPFDLVFKPEYADKLKSCGIFMLDSPTEVMPAALQYLGKDASSTTLSDYDAALEMLKKIRPDVRKFGDSSVINEVADGNFCAFLAWSGDINTAAKRAGSNNIKMLLGHGGIVFFDTMAIPADAKNIDNAYAWINNSLDPKIGSVITNELGYATANKAALEFVDKDMADNKTIFLTPEILAQMAPRRLPGTQEAAKAVNDTFRKFKTGK from the coding sequence GTGAACACAACAACCATTCGCCATTTTGGCTTATCTCTTTTCGCTGGCTTGGTCATGGCCGCTTGTGGTGGCAGCGACCCCAAACCAGCCGACAAACCCGCAGCAAGCGAGCCAGCAAAAACCGAAACTGTGGCGGCCGCTCCAGCCAAACTCACAGGCGCTGTCAATGTGTACAACTGGGTTGAATACATTCCAGAAAACATGAAAGCCAACTTCGAAAAAGCCACGGGCTTAAAAGTCAACTACGACACCTTTGATACCGATGAAACCTTAAATGCAAAAATCATCGCGGGCAATTCGGGCTATGACGTTGTGGTACCGGGTGCAGCATGGGCAGAACAACAAATCAAGCAAGGTAAATACCTCAAGCTCGATAAAAGCAAAATCCCCAATTACAAAAACCTAGACCCCGCATTGATGGCGCAAGTCGCTAAAATGGATCCAAACAACGACTACCTCGTCCCTTGGGCATGGGGCTTTACAGGCGTGGGCATCAACGAGGAAAAAGTGAAAAAAGCCTTGGGCAAAGACACACCTCTGCCTGAAAACCCATTTGATTTGGTTTTCAAACCGGAATACGCCGACAAACTCAAATCATGCGGCATTTTCATGCTTGACTCCCCCACTGAAGTCATGCCTGCGGCATTACAATACTTGGGTAAAGATGCCAGCAGCACAACTCTGAGCGATTATGATGCGGCCTTAGAGATGTTGAAAAAAATCCGCCCAGACGTACGTAAATTTGGCGACTCAAGCGTCATCAATGAGGTCGCTGATGGCAACTTCTGTGCATTCTTGGCATGGTCTGGCGACATCAATACAGCCGCCAAACGTGCGGGCAGCAACAACATTAAAATGTTACTGGGTCATGGCGGCATTGTGTTCTTTGACACCATGGCCATTCCTGCAGACGCGAAAAACATTGACAATGCTTATGCATGGATCAACAACTCACTGGATCCGAAAATTGGCTCCGTCATCACCAATGAGCTCGGCTATGCCACTGCCAATAAAGCCGCATTGGAGTTTGTCGACAAAGACATGGCCGACAACAAAACCATTTTCTTAACCCCAGAGATTTTGGCACAAATGGCACCACGCCGTTTACCTGGCACTCAAGAAGCTGCCAAAGCAGTTAACGATACTTTCCGCAAATTTAAAACGGGCAAGTAA
- a CDS encoding ABC transporter ATP-binding protein, with protein MTAHTNPSPSNAAFLSIENLEKKFGDHVAVNKVSIDIGQGDIFALLGSSGCGKSTLLRMLAGFETPTSGRILLAGQDISQVPPYERPINMMFQSYALFPHLSVWDNIAFGLRRDGLAKDVVADKVERMLKLTQLTKYAKRKPHQLSGGQQQRVALARSLAKEPKLLLLDEPLGALDKKLREATQLELVNIIEKVGVTCVMVTHDQEEAMTMASRIAVMSEGRFLQVGSPREIYETPQTEFVADFIGNVNLFSDGEIIVDTLELAEVQTTDALHVIDHAIVGEVGTKVTIAIRPEKMEISRDAPNQRGNQCHGVIKEIAYYGSDTLYHVKLDNTGTIIKVQAANTERYSGEKLTWEDPVYVSWNSDAIVPIAPSYQ; from the coding sequence ATGACTGCCCACACCAATCCCAGCCCATCCAATGCGGCCTTTTTAAGCATTGAAAATTTAGAAAAAAAATTTGGCGATCACGTCGCAGTCAATAAGGTGTCCATCGACATCGGTCAAGGCGATATTTTTGCATTGCTCGGCAGCTCTGGCTGTGGCAAATCCACTTTATTGCGCATGTTGGCCGGTTTTGAAACCCCGACATCAGGCCGCATTTTGCTTGCGGGTCAAGATATCTCTCAAGTTCCACCGTACGAGCGCCCCATCAACATGATGTTTCAATCGTACGCCCTATTCCCTCACTTATCGGTTTGGGACAACATCGCTTTTGGCTTGCGCCGCGATGGTTTGGCCAAAGATGTGGTGGCCGACAAAGTGGAGCGCATGCTCAAACTCACGCAATTGACCAAATACGCCAAACGAAAACCACACCAATTGTCGGGTGGTCAACAACAACGCGTCGCCTTGGCACGCAGCTTGGCCAAAGAACCCAAATTATTATTGCTCGATGAGCCACTCGGCGCTTTGGACAAAAAATTACGCGAAGCCACTCAACTTGAGCTTGTCAACATCATTGAAAAAGTGGGCGTGACCTGTGTGATGGTCACCCACGATCAAGAAGAAGCCATGACCATGGCCAGTCGCATCGCCGTCATGTCCGAAGGTCGCTTTTTACAAGTGGGCTCACCGCGAGAAATTTATGAAACACCGCAAACCGAATTCGTTGCTGACTTCATCGGCAATGTCAATTTATTCTCGGACGGTGAAATCATTGTCGACACATTGGAGTTGGCAGAGGTGCAAACCACCGACGCCTTACACGTCATCGACCACGCCATTGTGGGCGAAGTGGGCACAAAAGTGACCATTGCCATTCGCCCAGAAAAAATGGAAATTTCACGTGATGCCCCCAACCAACGGGGCAACCAATGCCATGGCGTGATTAAAGAAATTGCATACTACGGCTCAGACACCTTGTATCACGTCAAACTGGACAACACGGGCACCATCATCAAGGTTCAAGCCGCCAACACCGAACGTTACAGCGGCGAGAAACTCACTTGGGAAGATCCCGTTTACGTCTCATGGAATTCGGACGCCATCGTCCCCATCGCGCCATCGTATCAATAA
- a CDS encoding aspartate aminotransferase family protein, with protein sequence MINTKTAALQKLDSAHYLHPFTDHKDLASKGARIITRGEGVYVWDTEGNKILDGMSGLWCVNMGYGQTELVEAATQQMTVLPFYNSFFNTSVEPAIELAALLAEITPPQFNHVFYSSSGSESNDTILRMVRRYWDIKGEKQRKTIISRKNGYHGSTVAGASLGGMTGMHEQGDLPIPGIVHIEQPYFREVVKDHPELKDLSEDEFGVLAAGWLEEKILEVGADKVAAFIGEPVQGAGGVIIPPKTYWPEIQRICDKYGILLISDEVICGFGRLGTWFGCETMGTKPDFMTFAKGVTSGYIPLGGAMVSDRVVDVLYQDGDFNHGYTYSGHPVACAVAVANIKLMQKLDLVNRVKNDTGPYLKQAFESLNDHPLVADAKTEGMVAGLVMLKDKANNTPFDDDDNVGMICRGHCFDNGLVMRAVGDRMIIAPPLVISHAEIDELVRLARLALDATWADLKAKNIVQ encoded by the coding sequence ATGATTAACACCAAAACTGCCGCTCTGCAAAAACTGGACTCTGCTCATTATTTGCACCCATTCACTGACCACAAAGACCTTGCCAGCAAGGGTGCACGCATCATCACACGCGGTGAAGGTGTGTATGTTTGGGACACCGAAGGCAATAAAATCCTCGACGGGATGTCTGGCTTGTGGTGTGTCAACATGGGCTACGGTCAAACCGAACTGGTTGAAGCCGCCACACAACAAATGACTGTTTTACCGTTTTATAACAGTTTCTTCAACACCTCGGTTGAGCCTGCGATTGAACTGGCTGCTTTGTTGGCAGAAATCACGCCACCACAATTCAACCATGTGTTTTACAGCTCATCGGGCTCAGAATCCAACGACACCATCCTGCGCATGGTGCGCCGCTACTGGGACATCAAAGGTGAGAAACAACGCAAAACCATCATCAGTCGCAAAAACGGCTATCACGGCTCGACGGTTGCAGGTGCATCCCTCGGCGGCATGACCGGCATGCACGAACAAGGTGACTTACCCATTCCAGGCATTGTTCACATTGAGCAACCTTACTTCCGAGAAGTTGTCAAAGACCACCCTGAGCTCAAAGACCTCAGCGAAGATGAATTTGGCGTACTCGCTGCAGGCTGGTTGGAAGAAAAAATCCTCGAAGTGGGTGCAGATAAAGTCGCCGCGTTCATCGGTGAGCCTGTACAAGGTGCGGGTGGTGTCATCATCCCACCGAAAACCTACTGGCCAGAAATCCAACGCATTTGTGACAAATACGGCATTTTACTCATCAGCGACGAAGTCATCTGCGGCTTTGGCCGCCTCGGGACATGGTTTGGCTGTGAAACCATGGGCACGAAACCTGACTTCATGACGTTTGCCAAAGGCGTGACCTCTGGCTACATCCCACTGGGTGGCGCCATGGTCAGTGACCGTGTGGTTGACGTGTTGTACCAAGATGGTGATTTCAACCACGGCTACACGTACTCAGGACATCCCGTTGCGTGCGCAGTGGCGGTGGCCAACATCAAATTGATGCAAAAACTTGACCTCGTCAATCGAGTCAAAAACGACACAGGCCCTTATTTAAAACAAGCTTTTGAATCATTGAACGATCACCCGTTGGTCGCGGATGCCAAAACCGAAGGCATGGTGGCAGGTTTGGTCATGCTCAAAGACAAAGCCAACAACACCCCGTTCGATGACGATGACAATGTGGGCATGATCTGCCGAGGCCATTGCTTTGACAATGGTTTGGTCATGCGCGCGGTGGGTGACCGCATGATCATTGCCCCGCCTCTGGTCATCAGCCATGCGGAAATTGATGAATTGGTTCGATTGGCTCGCTTGGCATTGGATGCCACATGGGCCGATTTAAAAGCCAAAAATATCGTGCAATAA
- a CDS encoding gamma-glutamyl-gamma-aminobutyrate hydrolase family protein, which yields MNTAAVKRDAIVLIPACSNFVGRHPSHTVQRKYADAVFYGSNCTPLFFPAMGSELNVNVLLDNVHGVFLSGSPSNVDAGLYGEHVSHPHLPQDPLRDGVTLPLIRAAVARGIPILGVCRGFQEINVAFGGTLHQAVHELDEFGDHREDKNVELDDQYGPAHPLTLVEGGLLRHITGKSETKVNSLHGQGINKLGAGLIAEAYAPDGLIEAFRIAEHPNFGMAVQWHPEWKMKEHPDSLALFDAFGQACRNFALHLSNISA from the coding sequence ATGAATACCGCCGCCGTGAAACGCGATGCCATCGTTCTTATTCCCGCATGTAGTAACTTTGTCGGACGTCACCCGTCACATACGGTACAACGCAAGTATGCTGATGCTGTCTTTTACGGCAGCAACTGCACACCGCTGTTTTTCCCAGCGATGGGCAGTGAGTTGAACGTGAATGTGCTCTTGGACAATGTGCACGGTGTGTTTTTATCGGGTTCGCCATCGAATGTCGATGCAGGTCTGTATGGTGAGCATGTGTCACACCCTCATTTGCCACAAGATCCTTTGCGTGATGGCGTCACACTGCCTTTGATTCGCGCAGCAGTGGCACGCGGCATTCCTATTTTGGGCGTATGCCGTGGCTTTCAAGAAATCAATGTGGCTTTTGGCGGCACACTGCATCAAGCGGTGCATGAGCTCGATGAGTTTGGCGACCATCGCGAAGACAAAAACGTTGAGTTGGACGATCAATACGGCCCCGCTCACCCATTGACATTGGTTGAAGGCGGTTTACTCAGACACATCACGGGCAAGAGTGAAACTAAGGTGAACTCGTTGCACGGACAAGGCATCAACAAGCTGGGCGCGGGTCTGATTGCCGAAGCTTACGCCCCCGATGGCTTGATTGAAGCCTTCAGGATTGCAGAACATCCAAATTTTGGCATGGCGGTGCAATGGCATCCCGAATGGAAAATGAAAGAACACCCAGATTCACTGGCTTTATTCGATGCATTTGGGCAAGCATGCCGCAACTTTGCCCTCCATTTAAGCAATATATCTGCTTAA
- the pdxR gene encoding MocR-like pyridoxine biosynthesis transcription factor PdxR, translating into MRRTPLAELLQNELERQDFHPRLPGYKRVYEAIRSAIVNRRLPAGSKLPSSRDLAHELEASRNMIVAAYDQLQAEGYVSSQTGSGTYVADALPDGFNGEAAVVRQREVGGTTDPELILSKRGARLTREKGVENYEVQPFALRGKMDLLNFPIKTWQRVQNQVWRREDITLYDYDTDGGYFQLKKAVADYLRVSRGVSLVPDQVLITAGTQQSIDLISRILADQDDVAWAENPCYWGAWSSLYANDLSIRPIAVDNDGMNPSEEDLNSLPPKFIYVTPSHQYPTGAVMSLARRKKLIEYAQRVNAWILEDDYDSEFRYSGRPLASLQGLATEAGIDRVLYMGTFSKVIYPGIKLSYLVLPEPLIGAFKTALYDLYRPGQLHLQAALAEFIDQGHFTTHIRRLRQAYAQRRTLLLAVLEKTLAGKVQQIVVDAGLHFLMRLPPHIDDLALAAECQAQGLSVRALSRYYIGPTDARGLVVGFAYVDTNDLVDCGQRLGSVIKAVLG; encoded by the coding sequence ATGCGTCGCACCCCTTTGGCCGAGCTTTTACAAAATGAGCTTGAACGGCAAGATTTCCATCCACGTTTACCTGGTTATAAACGGGTGTATGAGGCCATTCGCAGTGCCATTGTTAACCGCCGTTTACCTGCGGGCAGCAAACTGCCCAGCTCTCGTGACCTGGCACATGAACTGGAGGCTTCTCGCAACATGATTGTCGCTGCGTATGATCAATTGCAAGCCGAGGGTTATGTCAGCAGCCAAACGGGCAGCGGCACCTACGTGGCCGATGCTTTACCCGATGGCTTCAATGGTGAGGCTGCGGTTGTTCGTCAGCGTGAGGTGGGTGGCACGACCGATCCCGAGCTCATTTTGTCTAAACGCGGTGCTCGTTTGACGCGTGAAAAAGGCGTTGAAAACTATGAGGTGCAGCCTTTTGCTTTGCGTGGCAAGATGGATTTGCTGAATTTCCCTATTAAAACATGGCAACGTGTTCAAAACCAAGTGTGGCGACGCGAGGACATCACCTTGTACGATTACGACACCGACGGTGGGTATTTTCAGTTGAAAAAAGCGGTGGCGGATTACTTACGGGTGTCGCGGGGTGTGTCACTTGTCCCCGATCAAGTGTTGATCACTGCGGGCACGCAACAATCGATCGACCTGATCAGCCGCATCCTTGCTGATCAAGATGACGTGGCATGGGCTGAAAACCCTTGTTATTGGGGGGCTTGGAGCTCGCTCTATGCAAACGATCTGAGCATTCGCCCGATCGCCGTGGATAACGATGGCATGAATCCGTCCGAAGAGGATTTGAACAGCTTGCCCCCCAAGTTTATCTACGTCACCCCATCACATCAATACCCCACGGGCGCGGTGATGTCTTTGGCGCGTCGTAAAAAATTGATTGAATACGCCCAACGTGTGAACGCGTGGATTTTAGAAGACGACTATGACAGCGAATTCCGTTATTCTGGTCGCCCATTGGCCTCATTACAAGGGTTGGCAACCGAAGCGGGGATTGACCGTGTGTTGTACATGGGCACTTTTTCAAAAGTGATCTATCCAGGGATTAAATTGTCGTACTTGGTATTGCCTGAGCCCTTGATTGGTGCATTTAAAACGGCTTTGTATGACTTATACCGACCAGGTCAATTGCACTTGCAAGCCGCTTTGGCAGAGTTTATTGATCAAGGCCATTTCACCACCCACATCCGCCGATTGCGCCAAGCGTATGCACAGCGCAGAACCTTACTGCTCGCCGTACTCGAGAAAACCCTTGCAGGCAAAGTACAGCAAATTGTGGTCGATGCGGGTTTACATTTTTTGATGCGATTGCCGCCACACATCGATGATTTGGCTTTGGCAGCAGAGTGTCAAGCACAAGGCTTGTCGGTGCGCGCGTTGTCGCGTTATTACATTGGCCCGACCGATGCCCGCGGACTGGTGGTGGGCTTTGCGTATGTGGACACCAATGATTTGGTTGATTGTGGGCAACGATTGGGTTCAGTGATTAAAGCCGTTTTAGGATAG
- a CDS encoding aldehyde dehydrogenase produces MSSINWKEKATALKAAGFDGRAFVNGARVAAQDGATFDCISPLDGSKLTDVARCQKADVDAAVKVARAAFEDGRWAHLSPKKRKETLIRFADLIVKNAHELAVTETLDMGKPVSNALAVDVNAAQNTIRWFGEAIDKVYDEVAPTPRDSLALITREAVGVVAAIVPWNYPLLMTSWKIAPALATGNCVILKPSEKSPLTALRLAELALEAGIPAGVFNVLPGYGHEAGAALAEHMDVDCIAFTGSTAVGQRIMQAAAASNLKRAWMELGGKSPNIVFADAPDLDAAAAAAAGNVFYNQGESCNAPTRLYVEASIKDEFMAKVAAHVAAFTPADPLEGDTSMGAIVDDIQMNSVLKYIESGKNEGAQLIAGGSRTRIETGGYFIEPTIFVAEPHMTIVREEIFGPVLAAMTFDTEDQAIALANDTIYGLQAAVWTSNVSKALRVARAIKAGTVHVNQYNDDDITVPFGGYKQSGNGRDKSLHALDKYTELKTTWIKIDNA; encoded by the coding sequence ATGAGCTCAATCAATTGGAAAGAAAAAGCCACCGCGCTGAAAGCCGCAGGCTTTGATGGCCGTGCCTTTGTCAATGGCGCACGCGTGGCAGCACAAGATGGTGCAACCTTTGATTGCATCAGCCCTTTGGATGGCAGCAAGCTGACCGATGTGGCGCGTTGCCAAAAAGCCGATGTTGATGCAGCGGTGAAAGTGGCGCGTGCGGCATTTGAAGATGGCCGCTGGGCGCATTTATCACCCAAAAAACGCAAAGAAACCCTGATCAGATTTGCCGATTTAATCGTTAAAAATGCACATGAACTGGCCGTCACTGAAACGTTAGACATGGGTAAACCCGTATCAAATGCCTTGGCTGTCGATGTGAATGCGGCTCAAAACACGATCCGTTGGTTCGGTGAAGCCATTGACAAAGTTTATGACGAGGTTGCGCCCACACCACGTGACTCACTCGCGTTGATCACTCGCGAAGCGGTCGGCGTGGTGGCGGCGATCGTGCCATGGAATTACCCTTTACTGATGACCAGCTGGAAAATCGCGCCAGCATTGGCCACAGGCAACTGCGTGATTTTGAAGCCTTCTGAAAAATCGCCTTTGACCGCTTTGCGTTTGGCCGAGTTGGCCTTAGAAGCAGGCATTCCTGCGGGCGTGTTCAATGTGTTACCCGGTTACGGCCATGAAGCTGGTGCGGCTTTAGCTGAACACATGGATGTCGATTGCATCGCATTCACTGGGTCAACCGCAGTGGGTCAGCGCATCATGCAAGCAGCAGCGGCATCAAACCTCAAACGTGCATGGATGGAGTTGGGTGGCAAATCACCGAACATTGTTTTCGCCGATGCACCTGATTTGGATGCCGCCGCAGCCGCCGCAGCGGGCAATGTATTCTACAATCAAGGCGAAAGCTGCAATGCACCCACGCGCCTGTACGTCGAAGCATCGATCAAAGACGAATTTATGGCGAAAGTTGCGGCACACGTGGCGGCCTTCACCCCCGCCGATCCGCTTGAGGGCGATACCAGCATGGGTGCGATTGTCGATGACATCCAAATGAATTCTGTATTGAAGTACATCGAATCAGGTAAAAATGAAGGGGCACAATTGATCGCAGGTGGTTCACGCACGCGCATCGAAACGGGCGGTTACTTCATTGAACCGACCATTTTCGTGGCCGAACCGCACATGACGATTGTCCGTGAAGAAATTTTTGGCCCTGTGCTCGCCGCCATGACCTTTGACACTGAAGACCAAGCCATCGCACTCGCCAACGACACCATTTATGGTTTGCAAGCCGCCGTTTGGACCAGCAATGTTTCTAAAGCCCTTCGCGTGGCACGCGCCATCAAGGCCGGTACGGTTCATGTCAATCAGTACAATGATGACGACATCACCGTCCCATTCGGGGGCTATAAACAATCAGGCAATGGTCGTGACAAGTCCTTGCATGCTTTGGACAAATACACCGAATTGAAAACCACTTGGATCAAAATCGACAACGCATAA